The following coding sequences are from one Gadus morhua chromosome 10, gadMor3.0, whole genome shotgun sequence window:
- the LOC115552587 gene encoding N-acetyllactosaminide beta-1,3-N-acetylglucosaminyltransferase 2 — protein MAVCFCRWRNLLICLCTPCILLVLLFVYITLLVCLTTPLTSGTTSILNIDHFIAPGTHRNEGWAPSPDRFWEPHLSLGVWNLLQLSTDRSINPILRPYKHSRLPDRGANGSRDPRPAGDPPGSRDPVPQLDRLAGDILEFARHMHKRDYPVVAEPQDACGAGSANDHGRALLLLAIKTKVQNFKNRQIIRSTWGQAGWVAGQRLAGGGYVRRVFLLGTDRSRDNSTAWPDLVTLEGRQYKDILQWDFHDSFFNLTLKDVLFWRWFSRGCRQTHFVFKGDDDVFVNTPALVDYLSQQLGDPGTAMKSFMVGDVIGAAQPSRNNKSKYFVPEAFYAGSYPPYAGGGGVVYSGLLTKLLHLVSKRVHLYPIDDVFVGMCLLKLNAYPSHHPAFLTFDFPGDEEMKPCAYHKTIMVHKRMPDRVEQLWARLKESQPLCWNVTLREDKLKNKP, from the coding sequence ATGGCGGTTTGTTTCTGCCGCTGGAGGAACCTGCTCATCTGCCTCTGCACGCCATGCATTCTCCTGGTCCTGCTGTTCGTATACATCACCCTGCTGGTATGCCTGACAACGCCCCTCACATCGGGGACAACATCAATTTTGAATATAGACCATTTTATCGCCCCGGGAACCCATCGAAACGAGGGCTGGGCCCCGTCACCCGACCGGTTCTGGGAACCGCACCTGAGCCTTGGGGTCTGGAACCTCCTCCAGCTGTCCACCGACCGCTCCATCAACCCCATCCTCCGGCCCTACAAGCACAGCCGGCTTCCGGACCGAGGAGCCAATGGAAGCCGCGACCCCCGGCCGGCAGGGGATCCCCCCGGGAGCCGGGACCCGGTGCCACAGCTCGACCGGCTCGCCGGTGACATCCTGGAGTTCGCGAGGCACATGCACAAGAGAGACTACCCCGTGGTGGCGGAGCCGCAGGATGCGTGCGGCGCGGGCTCCGCGAACGACCACGGAAGAGCATTGCTCCTCCTGGCCATCAAGACCAAGGTGCAGAACTTCAAGAACCGGCAGATCATCCGGAGCACGTGGGGGCAGGCAGGCTGGGTGGCCGGCCAGAGGCTGGCCGGCGGGGGCTACGTCCGCAGGGTGTTTCTGCTGGGGACCGACCGCAGCCGGGACAACAGCACGGCGTGGCCCGATCTGGTGACCCTTGAGGGCCGGCAGTACAAGGACATCCTCCAGTGGGACTTCCACGACTCCTTCTTCAACCTAACGCTGAAGGACGTGCTCTTCTGGCGGTGGTTCTCGCGCGGGTGCCGGCAGACGCACTTCGTCTTCAAGGGGGACGACGACGTGTTCGTAAACACGCCCGCCCTGGTGGACTATCTCTCGCAGCAGCTGGGGGATCCGGGGACGGCCATGAAGAGCTTCATGGTGGGGGACGTGATCGGTGCGGCACAGCCCTCCAGGAACAATAAGTCCAAATACTTTGTGCCCGAAGCCTTCTACGCCGGCTCGTACCCGCCCTACGCcggcgggggaggggtggtgtaCTCGGGCCTTCTGACCAAACTCTTGCACCTTGTGTCGAAAAGGGTGCACCTGTATCCCATCGACGACGTGTTCGTCGGCATGTGCCTGCTGAAGCTGAACGCCTACCCGTCCCACCACCCCGCATTCCTCACCTTCGACTTCCCCGGCGACGAGGAGATGAAGCCGTGCGCCTACCACAAGACCATCATGGTCCACAAGAGGATGCCCGACCGGGTGGAGCAGCTCTGGGCGCGGCTCAAGGAGAGCCAGCCTCTGTGCTGGAACGTGACGCTCAGGGAGGATAAACTGAAGAATAAGCCTTGA